A region from the Lycium barbarum isolate Lr01 chromosome 8, ASM1917538v2, whole genome shotgun sequence genome encodes:
- the LOC132605293 gene encoding solute carrier family 40 member 2 → MNMLNEPLISQENETPQFPKVLLNYLYVGHFLSRWSARMWEFSVGLYMIHVWPDSLLLTAAYGVVESASTALFGPLIGQWVDRLTYVKILQLWLLSQNISFIVAGGAVVALLIRSDLILVNLMAFISLVCLINTSGAVAVLSTLAGTILIEREWVVVISEGQPPGLLTKMNSIIRRIDLICKLFAPVISGFIISFISLTASAMTLALWNIISVCLEYWFFTSVYNGIPALSQSSLRRISRSSPEHLDLSPTISREQKRSLHSGGIRLEQSENIWRKIVGSISRLPCLTGWKAYLQQDVVLPGLALALLFFSVLSFGTLMTATLEWEGIPAYVIGIARGVSATIGIAATFLYPVLESHISTLRTGLWSIWSQWTCLLICAASIWVHKKFLSAFMLMVGVAASRLGLWMFDLSVIQQMQDHVPESDRCVVGGVQNSLQSVLELMTYLSGIIISDPQDFWKLILLSFLLVTLASTLYSIHVYRVRKHLFHFEKFNCFIRSS, encoded by the exons TTCCTATCCAGATGGAGTGCCAG GATGTGGGAATTCTCAGTTGGTTTGTACATGATCCACGTCTGGCCAGATTCTTTACTCCTAACGGCTGCTTATGGTGTAGTGGAGTCTGCTTCCACGGCATTGTTTGGTCCCCTCATTGGACAGTGGGTGGATAGGTTGACATACGTTAAG ATTCTCCAACTTTGGCTGTTGAGCCAAAATATCTCGTTTATTGTTGCTGGAGGTGCAGTAGTTGCTCTTTTAATCCGTTCAGACTTGATATTGGTCAATCTTATGGCATTTATCTCACTTGTCTGTTTAATTAATACCTCTGGAGCTGTTGCTGTGCTATCAACTCTTGCCGGAACCATCTTGATCGAAAGAGAATG GGTAGTTGTAATATCAGAAGGCCAACCTCCTGGGCTGCTAACTAAGATGAATTCAATTATAAGACGAATAGATTTGATCTGCAAGTTATTCGCTCCGGTCATTAGTGGATTCATTATCAGTTTTATTTCTCTAACTGCTTCAGCAATGACTCTAGCTCTTTGGAACATTATATCCGTGTGCTTGGAATACTGGTTTTTTACATCTGTATACAACGGGATTCCAGCTCTAAGTCAAAGCAGCCTTAGGAGGATCTCAAGATCTTCGCCAGAGCATTTAGATTTAAGCCCCACTATATCTCGTGAACAGAAGAGGTCACTTCACTCGGGTGGAATTAGATTGGAGCAATCTGAAAATATCTGGAGGAAAATAGTTGGCTCCATCTCAAGATTACCTTGCCTTACTGGATGGAAAGCGTACTTGCAGCAAGATGTAGTCCTCCCTGGACTAGCCCTTGCCTTACTCTTTTTTTCCGTACTCAG CTTTGGAACATTAATGACTGCTACACTTGAATGGGAGGGAATTCCTGCATATGTCATTGGAATTGCGCGTGGGGTAAGCGCAACAATAGGGATAGCTGCAACATTTCTCTACCCTGTCTTGGAATCACATATTTCGACACTGCGAACAGGTCTTTGGTCAATCTGGTCACAG TGGACTTGCCTGTTGATATGTGCAGCTTCGATATGGGTCCATAAGAAATTTCTATCAGCATTTATGCTTATGGTTGGTGTGGCTGCCTCACGTTTGGGATTGTGGATGTTTGACTTATCGGTCATTCAGCAAATGCAG GATCATGTCCCTGAAAGCGATCGATGTGTGGTAGGAGGAGTTCAAAACTCACTACAATCTGTTCTGGAATTGATGACATATCTCTCGGGCATAATCATATCCGATCCCCAG GATTTTTGGAAGTTGATCCTATTATCTTTCCTTTTAGTGACACTGGCCTCGACGTTATACAGTATACATGTTTATCGGGTTAGGAAGCACCTCTTTCACTTTGAGAAGTTCAATTGTTTTATAAGATCATCTTAG